From a region of the Impatiens glandulifera chromosome 4, dImpGla2.1, whole genome shotgun sequence genome:
- the LOC124937072 gene encoding temperature-induced lipocalin-1-like, with protein sequence MAKKTMEVMKDVDVKKYMGRWYEIASFPSLFQPKNGANTRATYSLKDDGATINVLNETFTDGKKSFIEGIAYKADPKSDEAKLKVKFYVPPFLPLFPVVGDYWILYLDDDYQYALIGQPSRKYLWILCRENHMDEDTFNFLVQKAVEEGYDVSKLKKTTHSDTPPEGDEIPKDTKGVWWIKSLIGK encoded by the exons ATGGCGAAGAAGACAATGGAAGTGATGAAAGACGTCGATGTAAAGAAATACATGGGTCGCTGGTACGAAATCGCTTCATTCCCATCCTTATTCCAACCGAAAAACGGAGCAAACACAAGGGCAACATATTCACTCAAAGACGACGGCGCCACCATCAACGTTCTTAACGAGACTTTCACAGACGGTAAGAAAAGTTTCATTGAAGGAATCGCGTATAAGGCAGATCCTAAAAGTGATGAAGCTAAGTTGAAAGTTAAGTTCTATGTTCCTCCTTTCCTACCGTTATTCCCTGTTGTTGGTGATTACTGGATTCTCTATCTTGATGATGATTATCAGTATGCCTTAATTGGTCAGCCGTCAAGGAAATATCTTTGG ATTTTGTGCAGGGAGAATCATATGGATGAAGATACATTCAATTTTCTGGTTCAGAAAGCAGTTGAAGAGGGTTATGATGTGAGTAAGCTGAAGAAGACAACACATTCGGATACTCCACCGGAAGGAGATGAGATTCCTAAGGATACTAAGGGTGTTTGGTGGATCAAATCTCTGATTGGGAAATAG
- the LOC124935335 gene encoding uncharacterized protein LOC124935335, with protein sequence MELWHTGVKTYDASKKHFFNLRSALMWTINDFPAYANLSRWSTKGKFACPYCNQNTASLRLTNYQKECYMSHRRFLPPNHRWRKETDTFDARTEHKGPLVLLSGSEIQLQARDLKEICLTKYMPKKTKLIHESRGDNWNIFKKTKDGIKARKDLVILNIKHSLHPVEVDGVLRCPAAPYTLTAEHKKRLCQFLKDVKMPDGFCSNIGYLIPLATRGLLPNDVYDAVVNLSRFFRFLCQKSLQRDLLEKLHDDIVLALCKMEKIFPPSFFDIMVHLPVHLAFEACLGGPVQYRWMYLVERYMSTLKKYLRNKNSLEGSISESYLVNESMSMCARYLEDQESRDASIQTSNTLSIFFVMEELSNGTSYTYQLGDRQRAHSDFMQSCQPNISNEERDKQYVSYFKGKVEQLIDDSDRTMNLKILGGRPTIYAKKYNSCKINGYKFNTEKHDESLTTQNSGVLVVGNNGAATINYYGVLNEIMEVSFFSGRRVVLFKCRWFDVLHKDRGIKVDKYGYVSINMNRTLLTQMNDPFIMARQAQQVFYSTDMASKSEWKIVTPINPRYYN encoded by the exons ATGGAATTGTGGCATACcggtgtgaagacatacgatgcaAGCAAAAAACACTTTTTTAACTTGCGGTCagctcttatgtggactattaatgatttcccCGCATATGCAAATTTGTCTAGATGGAGTACAAAAGGGAAATTTGCATGTCCATATTGTAATCAGAACACCGCATCATTAAGGTTGACAAATTACcagaaggagtgttacatgagTCATCGACGATTCCTCCCGCCTAATCATCGTTGGCGCAAAGAGACTGATACGTTTGACGCACGTACTGAGCATAAAGGTCCTCTTGTTCTACTATCGGGTTCCGAAATTCAATTGCAAGCAcgagatctaaaggaaatttgtttgacaaagtacaTGCCCAAGAAAACGAAATTGATTCATGAATCCCGGGGTGATAACTGGAacatattta aaaagaccaaggatGGGATTAAAGCGAGAAAAGATTTGGTCATATTGAACATAAAGCATTCCTTACATCCTGTTGAGgttgatggtgttcttcggtgTCCAGCAGCCCCTTATACACTAACAGCAGAACACAAGAAACGATTATGCCAGTTTTTGAAAGATGTTAAAATGCCGgacggtttttgttcaaatattggc TATCTCATTCCACTAGCTACACGTGGCTTACTTCCTAATGATGTGTATGATGCTGTTGtgaatttgtcaagattttttCGGTTTCTTTgccaaaaaagtttacaacgcgATTTATTGGAGAAACTACATGACGACATTGTCTTGGCACTTTGTAAAATGGAGAAAATCTTTCCACCatctttttttgatataatggtgcacttgccagttcatttagcttttgaGGCTTGCCTTGGAGGGCCTGTCcaatatcgatggatgtatctaGTTGAACGGTATATGAGCACACTCAAGAAATACCTAAGGAACAAGAACTCTCTAGAAGGTTCAATTAGCGAGAGTTACCTTgtgaatgagagtatgagcatgtgtgcccgatatttAGAGGATCAAGAATCACGAGATGCCTCGATACAAACTAGTAATACATTGTCTATATTCTTTGTTATGGAAGAGCTATCTAATGGCACGTCATACACATATCAACTAGGGGATCGTCAACGTGCTCATtc CGATTTCATGCAATCATGTCAACCCAATATTTCCAATGAAGAACGAGATAAACAATACGTTAGTTATTTCAAAGGAAAA GTTGAACAATTAATCGATGACTCCGATAGAACAatgaatcttaagattttaggtGGCCGACCCACAATATATGCTAAAAAGtataactcgtgcaaaataaatgggtacaaaTTTAACACAGAGAAACACGACGAGAGCTTGACCACCCAAAATAGCGGTGTATTGGTTGTTGGAAATAATGGGGCAGCGACAattaactactatggagtgCTCAATGAAATCATGGAAGTATCGTTCTTTAGTGGAAGACGCGTGGTTCTCTTCAAATGTAGATGGTTTGATGTTCTtcacaaagatcggggcattAAGGTTGACAAGTACGGTTATGTTAGTATCAATATGAACAGGACTCTACTAACTCAAATGAATGACCCATTCATAATGGCAAGGCAAGCACAACAAGTGTTTTACTCTACGGATATGGCATCAAAGAGTGAATGGAAAATTGTTACTCCAATAAATCCCCGCTATTATAATTAA
- the LOC124936687 gene encoding leucine-rich repeat receptor-like protein kinase TDR: MDVFKNSYLVLLLLHLLATSYMALVVSSAIDPFSDALLSLKSELVDDTNSLGDWSIPSGQNPSQETTILACSWSGVICDKNSTMVIGLDLSMKKLGGRLSGRQFSLFTDLVELNLSDNSLSENLPIQIFNLTNLRTLDISMNNFSGNFPNGSSNMHHLVVLDAFSNSFSGSLPAEVSQIETLKVLNLAGSYFSGSIPSQYGSFKKLEYIHLAGNSLTGKIPPELGQLSMVTHMEIGYNSYEGSIPWQMGNMREIQYLDIAGANLSGSIPNEFGNLTKLKSLFLFRNQFTGFVPAELSNISTLIDLDLSDNQLSGSIPERFSELKNLKLLSLMCNNMGGIFPEGIALLPSLESLLIWNNFFHGSIPESLGRSSKLKWVDISTNNFTGSIPPDICSNGSLLKLILFSNNFSGEISDSLANCSSLVRVRFENNRFSGDISFNFINLPNLTYIDISRNSFTGGIPLDLSNASTLQYFNVSNNPLLEGSLPENIFSLPFLQNFSAFSCGIKGKIPPFNSCESLSIIELNSNHLSGSITETISHCQVLETINLSSNNLTGHLPEEFASLPVLSVLDLSHNQLNGQIPNKFINSSNLKLLNLSFNQISGSVPLRFRTMDVNAFIGNAALCGEPLQSCPTETRLEKGIRRTQNLAWVLIVCACVVLFITATLFGLLYLRRRVNSKWKMVSFNGIPQLTPNEILKSFNSAVSCKAVLPTGITVLVKRMMIKWDAKETMEFITRLGNARHKNLTSLLGVCYNENTAYILYDYSPDGNLAEKLSMKTSWPTKYKIIVGIAKGLVFLHHDCSPPIPHGGLKTVNIVFDENMEPRLAETGFKFLSMTDTGKETGKEELYMDIYNFGQMILEVLTNGNAKHDEVSKPTEALLREIYLENGVVSSKSSIAFQEEIKLVLEAALLCTQNRPSMKDVLQLLVSGLKP, from the exons ATGGATGTTTTCAAGAATTCATACttggttcttcttcttcttcatcttcttgctACCTCTTACATGGCACTGGTTGTTTCTTCAGCCATTGACCCATTCTCAGACGCACTTCTGAGCTTAAAATCCGAGCTAGTTGATGATACTAACAGTTTGGGAGATTGGTCCATTCCATCTGGACAAAACCCATCACAGGAAACAACAATATTGGCATGTTCTTGGTCTGGTGTGATCTGTGACAAGAATTCAACTATGGTTATTGGACTGGACTTATCCATGAAGAAGCTTGGCGGAAGGTTATCAGGACGGCAGTTCAGTCTCTTCACTGACCTAGTTGAACTCAACCTCAGTGATAACTCTCTTTCAGAGAATCTCCCGATTCAGATCTTCAATCTCACCAATCTAAGAACATTAGACATAAGCATGAACAATTTTTCAGGAAATTTCCCAAATGGGTCCTCCAACATGCATCACCTGGTTGTTCTAGATGCTTTCAGCAACAGCTTTTCCGGGTCATTACCGGCGGAGGTTTCTCAGATTGAGACGTTAAAGGTGTTGAACTTAGCTGGGAGTTACTTCAGTGGCTCGATCCCTTCACAGTACGGCTCGTTCAAGAAACTTGAGTATATTCACTTGGCCGGAAATTCCTTAACCGGCAAAATTCCGCCGGAGTTGGGTCAGCTTTCAATGGTGACCCATATGGAGATTGGGTATAATTCTTATGAAGGAAGTATTCCATGGCAAATGGGGAACATGAGAGAGATTCAGTATCTTGACATTGCTGGTGCTAACTTGTCTGGTTCGATTCCGAATGAATTTGGTAACTTGACGAAGCTTAAGTCACTTTTCCTCTTCAGAAATCAGTTTACAGGCTTTGTTCCGGCTGAATTGAGTAATATCTCGACTCTTATTGATTTGGATCTTTCTGATAATCAACTTTCTGGGTCAATTCCAGAGAGGTTTTCAGAGCTGAAGAACCTTAAACTTCTCAGTCTCATGTGTAATAACATGGGTGGGATTTTCCCAGAAGGAATTGCTCTTCTTCCTTCTCTGGAATCTCTTCTGATATGGAACAATTTCTTTCATGGCTCAATTCCAGAAAGCTTGGGAAGAAGTTCTAAGCTTAAATGGGTTGATATCTCAACCAATAATTTCACTGGGAGTATACCACCTGACATCTGTTCAAACGGATCTTTACTCAAATTAATCCTCTTTTCCAACAATTTCTCTGGCGAAATCTCCGATTCTCTTGCTAACTGTTCTTCCCTGGTTCGAGTCCGATTCGAGAACAATCGTTTCTCAGGTGATATCTCTTTCAATTTCATCAATCTCCCAAATCTTACATACATTGATATCTCTAGGAATAGTTTCACCGGTGGGATCCCTTTAGATCTTTCAAATGCATCAACTCTTCAATACTTTAATGTTTCTAACAATCCACTTTTGGAAGGTTCTCTGCcggaaaatatattttcacttcCATTTCTTCAGAATTTCTCAGCTTTCTCTTGTGGGATTAAGGGAAAAATCCCACCTTTCAATTCCTGTGAGTCACTTTCTATCATTGAATTGAACTCAAATCACTTATCCGGTTCAATCACAGAAACCATATCCCATTGCCAAGTTCTCGAGACTATAAACTTATCCAGCAACAACTTAACCGGCCACTTGCCTGAGGAGTTTGCTTCTCTGCCAGTTCTATCTGTTCTAGACCTTTCACATAACCAATTAAACGGTCAAATTCCAAATAAGTTCATAAATTCTTCAAATCTAAAACTTCTCAATCTTTCCTTCAACCAAATCTCCGGTTCAGTTCCTCTTCGATTTAGGACGATGGATGTTAATGCTTTCATCGGAAATGCTGCACTGTGTGGAGAACCGTTACAATCATGCCCAACCGAGACTCGTTTGGAAAAGGGGATTAGAAGAACACAAAATCTCGCTTGGGTACTTATAGTATGTGCTTGTGTTGTCCTTTTCATAACAGCTACACTTTTCGGCTTACTTTACTTGAGAAGACGAGTAAATAGCAAGTGGAAAATGGTGTCGTTCAATGGGATTCCTCAGCTTACTCCAAACGAGATCTTAAAGAGCTTTAATTCAGCCGTTTCTTGTAAAGCTGTCCTCCCCACAGGAATTACAGTTCtggtgaagaggatgatgaTCAAGTGGGATGCGAAGGAAACAATGGAATTTATAACCCGGTTGGGAAATGCAAGGCATAAGAACTTGACAAGCTTGTTGGGCGTTTGCTATAACGAGAATACTGCATATATATTGTATGATTACTCGCCCGATGGGAATTTGGCTGAAAAGTTGAGCATGAAGACCAGTTGGCCAACTAAGTACAAAATAATAGTTGGGATTGCAAAGGGACTCGTCTTTCTTCATCATGATTGTTCTCCTCCAATACCTCATGGTGGCTTGAAAACTGTCAATATagtttttgatgaaaatatgGAGCCTCGTTTAGCTGAAACTGGGTTCAAATTCTTGAGTATGACTGATACAGGCAAGGAAACAG GTAAGGAGGAACTCTACATGGACATATACAACTTTGGACAGATGATTCTAGAAGTCTTGACAAATGGTAATGCAAAACATGATGAAGTGAGTAAACCAACCGAGGCTCTCTTAAGAGAGATTTATCTTGAGAATGGAGTTGTCTCCTCTAAATCCTCCATTGCTTTTCAAGAGGAGATCAAATTGGTCCTTGAAGCTGCTTTGCTCTGCACTCAAAATAGACCATCCATGAAAGACGTTTTACAGCTTCTTGTGTCAGGTTTGAAGCCATAA